Proteins encoded within one genomic window of Helicobacter sp. 'house sparrow 1':
- the petA gene encoding ubiquinol-cytochrome c reductase iron-sulfur subunit produces the protein MAEIKRRDFLGMTLGGVAAAGAVASLVAMKKTWDPLPSVVSAGFTTVDLSPMKEGDFFNTEWRGKPVYIIRKKADASFNAARDFKIGDAVFTLGIQICTHLGCIPIFDSNKEDFFCPCHGGRFDIDGVNVAGTPPPKPFDIPPFKVDGMKLVLGESGSEYEAMLKA, from the coding sequence ATGGCCGAAATAAAAAGAAGAGATTTTTTAGGAATGACACTGGGGGGTGTGGCTGCTGCAGGTGCTGTTGCGTCTTTGGTCGCTATGAAAAAGACTTGGGATCCTCTTCCTAGTGTTGTTTCTGCGGGCTTTACAACTGTAGATTTAAGCCCTATGAAAGAGGGAGATTTTTTCAATACAGAGTGGAGAGGAAAGCCTGTATATATTATCAGAAAAAAGGCGGATGCAAGTTTTAATGCTGCTAGAGACTTTAAGATAGGAGATGCAGTTTTTACTTTAGGAATCCAAATTTGCACACACTTGGGTTGTATTCCTATTTTTGATTCAAATAAAGAAGATTTCTTTTGTCCTTGTCATGGTGGGCGTTTTGATATTGATGGGGTGAATGTTGCAGGAACCCCACCACCAAAGCCTTTTGATATACCACCTTTTAAGGTTGATGGTATGAAACTTGTGTTGGGTGAGAGTGGTTCAGAATATGAAGCGATGTTAAAAGCATAA
- a CDS encoding cytochrome b has translation MAKIKKANGLVDWLDQRMGLKKLIEVMMTKYWIPKNINFLWAMGVVLLVLFTLLLVSGLFLLMYYKPDAKLAFDSVNYTIMQEVAYGWLWRHIHAVAASMIFVIIYIHMFVAIYYGSYKRGREVIWLGGMLLFVVFSAEAFSGYMLPWGQMSYWAAAVITNLFGGIPVIGPEVVEWVRGNYVVADSTLTRFFMLHVCLLPIVILSLIAFHFYSLRVPHVNNEEGEELDFEVEQEKYLADKKKESKVIPFWPVFLSKDIFVVSVFMIFFFYLVCYHFDFAMDPINFEPADNLKTPLHIYPEWYFLWSYEVLRGFFFSADLGLIAFGIAQVVFFMLPWLDRSDVVAPAHKRKGFVVWFWLLIADLVILTIYGKLPPEGINTYIGFGASIGFLFLMFVALPIITIMERKGGVK, from the coding sequence ATGGCAAAAATAAAGAAAGCTAACGGTTTAGTGGATTGGCTTGATCAGCGTATGGGGCTGAAAAAGCTGATTGAAGTGATGATGACAAAGTATTGGATTCCAAAAAATATCAATTTTTTATGGGCAATGGGCGTTGTTTTGTTGGTTTTATTCACACTATTATTGGTGTCTGGATTATTTTTGTTAATGTATTACAAGCCCGATGCAAAATTGGCATTTGATAGTGTAAATTATACGATTATGCAAGAGGTTGCTTATGGGTGGCTTTGGAGACATATACACGCAGTTGCTGCAAGTATGATTTTTGTAATCATCTACATTCATATGTTTGTTGCAATTTATTATGGATCTTATAAGAGAGGCAGAGAAGTAATTTGGTTGGGAGGAATGTTACTATTTGTCGTTTTTTCAGCAGAAGCATTTAGTGGATATATGCTTCCTTGGGGACAAATGAGTTATTGGGCAGCAGCAGTTATTACTAATCTATTTGGTGGTATTCCTGTTATAGGACCAGAGGTTGTAGAGTGGGTGAGAGGAAATTATGTTGTTGCAGATTCTACACTTACAAGATTCTTTATGCTTCATGTTTGTCTTTTACCAATAGTTATTTTAAGTCTTATAGCATTTCACTTTTATTCTTTGAGAGTGCCTCATGTAAATAATGAGGAGGGTGAGGAGCTTGATTTTGAGGTTGAACAGGAAAAGTATTTAGCAGATAAGAAAAAAGAATCTAAAGTAATTCCTTTTTGGCCAGTTTTTCTTTCAAAAGACATCTTTGTTGTATCAGTTTTTATGATCTTCTTCTTTTATCTTGTGTGTTATCACTTTGATTTTGCTATGGATCCAATCAATTTTGAACCTGCAGATAACTTAAAGACACCTTTACATATTTATCCAGAATGGTATTTCTTATGGAGTTATGAAGTACTTAGAGGATTTTTCTTTAGTGCAGATCTTGGTTTGATTGCTTTTGGTATTGCTCAAGTTGTATTTTTTATGTTGCCTTGGTTAGATAGAAGTGATGTTGTAGCTCCAGCTCATAAAAGAAAAGGTTTTGTGGTTTGGTTTTGGCTTTTAATTGCTGACCTTGTAATACTCACAATTTATGGTAAGTTACCTCCAGAGGGTATTAATACTTACATTGGCTTTGGTGCTTCAATAGGGTTTTTATTCTTAATGTTTGTCGCACTTCCTATCATCACAATTATGGAGAGAAAAGGAGGTGTTAAATGA
- a CDS encoding c-type cytochrome produces MRELKILAIIVAIVGIIYWGVEPLAHSQMHPKVAPADFNFEDLSSVDMQNADIKKGKSLTADNCASCHSIKSEGIEAPMDEASAASTFGVVPPDLSNIGGILDAKFLVHFIADPVKASLVSHKFKVVCEGEDTQKCEEGNQGKADYPMNAFTGILSTEEMVDIVAYLQSIASKNLSNKEVFEQACQRCHSMKYDKVVALTPDEDLSRYLGSKAPDLSMMIRSKGEKYLNIFINDPQKELSGTAMPRVGLTEEAQNQVIDYIEKVGDSKKPERDALGIKIMIFFAVFSLLAYAWKRKIWKDLH; encoded by the coding sequence ATGAGAGAGCTAAAGATTTTGGCAATTATTGTAGCAATTGTTGGAATTATCTATTGGGGGGTTGAACCTCTAGCGCATTCACAGATGCACCCAAAGGTTGCACCTGCTGATTTTAACTTTGAGGATTTAAGTAGTGTTGATATGCAAAATGCAGATATCAAAAAGGGTAAAAGCTTGACTGCAGATAATTGTGCTTCCTGCCATAGTATCAAATCCGAAGGTATAGAAGCTCCTATGGATGAGGCTTCAGCAGCATCTACTTTTGGTGTAGTTCCTCCTGATTTATCAAATATTGGTGGTATTTTGGATGCAAAATTTTTGGTGCATTTTATTGCAGATCCAGTAAAGGCTAGCCTTGTTAGCCATAAATTTAAGGTAGTTTGCGAAGGTGAGGATACGCAAAAGTGCGAGGAAGGAAATCAAGGTAAAGCAGACTATCCTATGAATGCCTTTACAGGGATTTTAAGCACAGAAGAAATGGTAGATATTGTTGCGTATCTACAATCTATTGCATCTAAGAATTTAAGCAATAAAGAAGTATTTGAACAAGCTTGTCAGAGATGCCATAGTATGAAGTATGATAAGGTGGTTGCACTTACTCCAGATGAGGATCTTTCAAGATATCTTGGATCAAAAGCTCCTGACTTGTCAATGATGATCAGAAGTAAGGGTGAAAAGTATCTAAATATTTTTATCAATGATCCACAAAAGGAATTAAGCGGAACTGCAATGCCTAGAGTAGGTCTTACAGAGGAGGCACAAAACCAAGTGATTGATTATATTGAAAAAGTTGGTGATAGCAAAAAGCCTGAGCGCGATGCACTTGGAATTAAAATAATGATTTTCTTTGCAGTGTTCTCACTTCTTGCTTATGCGTGGAAGAGAAAGATCTGGAAAGATTTACACTAA
- a CDS encoding autotransporter outer membrane beta-barrel domain-containing protein, with protein MYLEKSKEKDNVSLTNPLIKTSQKSIFKPIIASSLALFLGSSFVYANCSGNNGAPVLCVGNLENEVITNKLTWKDDSGMYAPQLQGDTINLAFKFRYFGDMISDASVNGNETVFYANTRSVVIKSNGVGIKTSSLRVYFDELNDKKFTLDLSNTNNSNPSFQGDLEIKGEGFYNVFDAKLKNGMKGNIFLNSSSMVTFDLMQAESKIEGHITSDIKGGNLTIKNGMLVGNIGGQVLSIPGTKDLTIVFDGTKMQGDIQTGSGDLNGNDFQRKEITFMNLANNSEFALTGSIISYGSGYGLSLDRNKGNHVTFEKGSMKGHIQTYRDRAQRVGYNEVIFKDDGAKLEGNIEALGGSIKGSMSATNKVVFEQSGTVIGQILAKSDSLKDLIYSSSFQGKNEVFFNGSNNKIENVDPEKTEKRAAILAQSSINEVIFNNRHANNTIVGEIIAEDSSVTINRIKATNIITFNGGTNTITGNIFARKSNGSVGDFIHENIITFNGGNSIINGYITTDNSSEVNKEEVRYGGRNILNLKNATLTIKNNVEGKDLDPIIALNKGSNIINFEGDEVILTLQRTNNINDGLIYTRDVSSVITVNFNAKSSILNGGITSGNGVIAINLNGDRTRIEKALSTSSYGTLNLSFSNNAVLSIGDKLISETTSNFKGTVNINLASDGIVDGIIDGNIDLKGETRVYFDNNSALNLIGGNATKTISNLTTVGDGVINISGQARWQEDFVSKDSFQTLEIGNLSSNKPVKFIVSVNPNASSVKSDRIIIEGNGVNNSDIHYLGVLGNPDELIGKDLYTQGSRDNIVLATVANISEITLQTTDSINGFSLVTYDFDTETTGRDAQSGSGYTTYFLGSAKSNGASLANQLASASALSANYDLYLANLNSLNKRMGELRNNANSQGVWIRVFNGMQTSKFALETKSIYTTIQAGYDYAFGSNGANNYLGFAFSYANSITDTKSINDRANNGLDMTRGIKRINSNAMEFAIYNAYVQDGASRGSGWKNGFYSDSILKFSRITSKLDLLGQTETYDTDNFAVTFSQEFGYRFLFGSFKEIFVEPQVEVASGYLNQSDLKQKLGQATLDGVQNSILTVRTRVGSSFGYDFKNFTQDKGFNSKLYLGTYFVNDYISGGDVSLTDKYNAKVSLSPLSTTSRFVLNVGTNFSIKDNHRIYFDFEKSFGGKIITDYQVNLGYRYSFGASKYTPYNEVSTTEIEQVETIKEIEPTSGYYLELFSKDKLSKKEMNVLKKIEDLRVKTDNENKTYLVGPFDSEQDALEQKDQMQGILKELDSDANVIVVE; from the coding sequence ATGTACTTAGAGAAATCAAAAGAGAAGGATAATGTTTCTTTGACAAATCCTCTTATAAAAACTTCTCAAAAATCAATCTTTAAGCCTATTATCGCTAGTTCATTAGCTCTTTTTCTTGGTTCAAGTTTTGTTTATGCAAATTGTAGTGGAAATAATGGTGCGCCTGTTCTTTGTGTGGGAAATCTGGAAAATGAGGTAATCACAAATAAGCTAACTTGGAAGGATGATTCTGGAATGTATGCTCCACAACTTCAAGGTGATACGATAAATCTTGCTTTTAAGTTTCGCTATTTTGGTGACATGATTTCAGATGCTTCAGTCAATGGCAATGAAACAGTTTTTTACGCAAATACAAGATCTGTGGTTATTAAGAGCAATGGAGTTGGCATTAAAACTTCTTCTTTGCGGGTTTATTTTGATGAATTAAATGACAAAAAATTTACTTTAGATTTAAGTAATACAAATAATTCCAATCCTTCATTTCAAGGTGATTTAGAAATTAAAGGTGAAGGATTTTATAATGTCTTTGATGCAAAATTAAAAAATGGAATGAAGGGTAACATTTTTTTAAATTCAAGTTCTATGGTTACTTTTGACTTGATGCAAGCAGAAAGCAAGATTGAGGGACATATCACAAGTGATATTAAGGGTGGAAATCTCACAATTAAGAATGGAATGCTTGTTGGTAATATTGGAGGACAAGTTCTTTCTATCCCAGGAACTAAAGATCTTACAATTGTTTTTGATGGCACAAAAATGCAAGGTGACATTCAAACAGGGTCTGGTGATTTAAATGGGAATGATTTTCAGAGAAAAGAAATAACTTTTATGAATCTAGCCAATAACTCAGAATTTGCATTGACAGGAAGTATTATCTCTTATGGTAGTGGATATGGATTAAGTCTTGATAGAAATAAAGGCAATCATGTAACTTTTGAAAAAGGTTCGATGAAAGGACATATTCAAACCTATAGAGATCGTGCCCAAAGAGTGGGATATAATGAAGTTATTTTTAAGGATGATGGTGCAAAATTAGAAGGGAATATAGAGGCTTTAGGGGGTTCTATAAAGGGTAGTATGAGTGCAACAAATAAGGTTGTTTTTGAGCAATCTGGAACTGTTATTGGGCAGATTCTTGCAAAAAGCGATTCCCTTAAAGATTTGATTTATTCATCTTCTTTTCAGGGCAAGAATGAAGTATTTTTTAATGGTTCTAACAATAAGATTGAAAATGTTGATCCTGAAAAAACAGAAAAGAGGGCTGCAATACTTGCACAATCAAGTATTAATGAAGTAATCTTTAATAACAGGCATGCTAATAATACAATTGTAGGTGAAATTATCGCAGAAGATTCAAGCGTTACTATCAATAGAATCAAGGCAACAAATATCATCACTTTTAATGGTGGAACCAATACTATCACAGGAAACATTTTTGCAAGAAAGTCCAATGGAAGCGTAGGGGATTTTATACACGAAAATATCATCACTTTTAATGGTGGAAATAGCATAATCAATGGTTATATCACAACAGATAATTCTTCAGAAGTGAATAAGGAGGAAGTAAGATATGGAGGACGCAATATTTTAAATCTTAAAAATGCCACCTTAACCATTAAAAATAATGTAGAAGGAAAGGATCTAGATCCTATTATTGCTCTTAATAAGGGTTCTAATATTATTAATTTTGAGGGAGATGAAGTAATTTTAACCCTCCAGAGAACTAATAATATTAATGATGGGCTTATTTATACTAGAGATGTAAGTTCTGTTATTACAGTCAATTTTAATGCAAAATCCTCAATACTTAATGGAGGTATTACAAGTGGTAATGGAGTGATTGCAATTAATTTAAATGGCGATCGCACAAGGATAGAAAAAGCTCTCAGCACAAGTAGTTATGGAACATTAAACCTAAGTTTTAGTAATAATGCTGTTTTATCAATAGGTGATAAGCTAATATCAGAAACAACATCAAATTTCAAGGGCACTGTGAATATTAATCTAGCTTCTGATGGAATCGTTGATGGAATCATTGATGGGAACATAGATCTTAAGGGAGAAACAAGAGTTTATTTTGATAATAACTCTGCCTTAAACCTTATAGGAGGTAATGCTACTAAAACAATTAGTAATCTTACCACTGTTGGTGATGGGGTGATTAATATATCAGGCCAAGCAAGATGGCAAGAAGATTTTGTCTCAAAAGATAGTTTCCAAACTTTAGAAATTGGCAATCTAAGTTCTAATAAACCTGTAAAGTTTATTGTTTCTGTAAATCCAAATGCTTCTAGTGTTAAATCAGATAGAATCATTATTGAAGGAAATGGTGTAAATAATAGCGATATTCATTATCTAGGAGTTTTAGGAAATCCAGATGAGTTGATTGGAAAAGATCTTTATACTCAAGGAAGTAGAGATAATATAGTCTTAGCTACTGTTGCAAATATCTCAGAAATTACCCTGCAAACTACAGATTCTATTAATGGCTTTAGTTTAGTTACCTATGATTTTGATACAGAAACTACTGGTAGAGATGCTCAAAGTGGATCAGGCTATACCACTTATTTCCTAGGATCTGCTAAATCTAATGGTGCATCTTTAGCAAATCAATTAGCTAGTGCTTCAGCATTGAGTGCAAATTATGATTTATATCTAGCAAATCTAAATTCTTTAAATAAAAGAATGGGAGAATTAAGAAACAATGCTAATTCTCAAGGTGTTTGGATAAGAGTATTTAATGGTATGCAAACTTCTAAATTTGCACTTGAAACAAAGAGTATTTATACTACAATCCAAGCTGGTTATGATTATGCATTTGGGTCTAATGGGGCTAATAATTATTTAGGTTTTGCATTTAGTTATGCAAACTCTATTACAGATACTAAAAGCATTAATGATAGAGCAAACAATGGTTTAGATATGACAAGAGGGATTAAAAGAATTAATTCCAATGCAATGGAATTTGCTATCTATAATGCCTATGTTCAAGATGGAGCTAGCAGAGGGAGCGGATGGAAGAATGGATTTTATAGCGATAGTATCTTAAAGTTTAGTCGCATCACTTCTAAATTAGATCTTTTAGGACAAACTGAAACTTATGATACTGATAACTTTGCAGTTACTTTCTCTCAAGAGTTTGGTTATAGATTCTTATTTGGAAGTTTTAAAGAAATCTTTGTTGAGCCTCAAGTAGAAGTAGCATCGGGTTATTTAAATCAATCTGATTTAAAACAAAAACTAGGTCAAGCAACTTTAGATGGAGTTCAAAATTCTATCCTTACTGTAAGAACTAGAGTAGGATCTAGCTTTGGATATGACTTTAAAAACTTTACTCAAGATAAGGGCTTTAATTCTAAACTTTATCTAGGAACTTATTTTGTCAATGATTATATTTCTGGTGGAGATGTATCTTTAACAGATAAATATAATGCAAAAGTATCACTTTCTCCATTATCAACTACTTCTAGATTTGTTTTAAATGTAGGAACTAATTTCTCCATTAAAGACAATCATCGAATCTATTTTGATTTTGAAAAGAGCTTTGGAGGAAAGATTATTACAGATTATCAAGTAAATCTTGGATATAGATATAGCTTTGGTGCTTCAAAATATACTCCATATAATGAGGTTTCTACAACAGAAATTGAGCAAGTAGAAACTATTAAAGAAATAGAGCCAACCAGTGGTTATTATTTAGAATTATTCTCTAAAGACAAGCTCTCTAAAAAAGAAATGAATGTCTTAAAAAAGATAGAGGATTTAAGAGTAAAAACAGATAATGAAAATAAGACTTATCTAGTAGGTCCATTTGATAGCGAGCAGGATGCATTAGAGCAAAAAGATCAAATGCAAGGCATATTAAAAGAATTAGATTCAGATGCCAATGTGATTGTAGTGGAATAA
- the purB gene encoding adenylosuccinate lyase has protein sequence MVERYAREEMKKIWDLNAKYSAWLEVEKAVVKAWNKLGFIPDDDCEKIVKNAKFDIQRIDEIEQITKHDLIAFTTSVAESLGEESRFVHYGITSSDCIDTAVALQMRDSLKIIIQDVENLLQSLKQRAYEHKNTLMVGRSHGIHGEPITFGLVVAIWYDEIARHLQALKHTLPLVSMGAISGAMGNMAHTPIELEEIVCKELGLIPAKISNQVIQRDTYARLMSDLALLASSCEKIAVAIRHFQRTEVYEAEEFFSKGQKGSSAMPHKRNPVLSENITGLCRMIRSYAVPAMENVALWHERDISHSSVERFILPDSFITTDFMLHRLNSLIQNLVIYPENMLKNLNLTGGLVFSQRILLELPKKGVSREDSYKIVQRNAMKVWQDLQQGKSSLNQKGESLYLQYLLEDAELINLIGEKTIRECFEYSYYTKNIDKIFNRVFG, from the coding sequence ATGGTAGAGAGATATGCAAGAGAGGAAATGAAAAAGATTTGGGACTTAAATGCTAAATATAGCGCTTGGCTTGAAGTAGAAAAAGCTGTAGTTAAAGCTTGGAATAAACTAGGATTCATACCCGATGATGATTGTGAAAAAATTGTCAAAAATGCTAAGTTTGATATCCAAAGGATTGATGAAATTGAGCAAATTACCAAGCATGATTTAATTGCTTTTACTACTTCTGTAGCAGAATCTCTTGGAGAGGAATCGCGTTTTGTGCATTATGGGATTACTTCTAGCGATTGTATTGATACTGCAGTTGCACTTCAAATGCGAGATAGTCTAAAAATTATTATCCAAGATGTAGAAAATCTGTTACAAAGCTTGAAACAAAGAGCTTATGAGCATAAAAACACCCTGATGGTTGGAAGAAGCCACGGAATCCACGGAGAACCTATTACATTTGGTCTTGTAGTAGCAATCTGGTATGATGAAATAGCACGCCATCTTCAAGCATTAAAGCATACTTTACCTTTAGTAAGTATGGGGGCAATTAGTGGTGCTATGGGAAATATGGCTCATACTCCTATAGAGCTAGAAGAAATTGTATGCAAGGAACTTGGCCTTATCCCTGCAAAAATTTCTAATCAAGTAATACAAAGAGATACTTATGCAAGATTAATGAGTGATTTGGCTCTGCTTGCAAGTAGTTGTGAAAAAATTGCTGTTGCGATCCGACATTTTCAAAGGACAGAAGTCTATGAGGCTGAGGAATTCTTTAGTAAAGGACAAAAAGGAAGCTCTGCAATGCCCCATAAAAGAAATCCAGTTTTAAGTGAAAATATCACAGGACTTTGTAGGATGATAAGATCCTATGCGGTACCTGCTATGGAAAATGTTGCCTTATGGCACGAAAGAGATATCAGTCACTCTAGTGTAGAGCGATTTATCCTACCAGATTCTTTTATCACTACTGATTTTATGCTACATCGCCTAAATAGTCTTATCCAAAATCTCGTGATATATCCTGAAAATATGTTAAAAAATCTAAATCTCACAGGTGGATTAGTCTTTTCTCAAAGAATACTTCTAGAACTTCCCAAAAAAGGAGTGAGTAGAGAAGATAGCTATAAAATAGTCCAAAGAAATGCAATGAAAGTTTGGCAAGATTTACAACAAGGAAAATCAAGCTTAAATCAAAAAGGTGAGAGTCTTTACTTACAGTATCTCTTAGAAGATGCAGAGCTAATCAATCTCATAGGAGAAAAAACTATAAGAGAATGCTTTGAGTATAGTTATTACACAAAAAATATAGATAAAATCTTTAATCGCGTGTTTGGCTAG
- a CDS encoding flagellar hook-basal body complex protein produces the protein MNNTILNSYSGIKTHQFGLDSVSNNIANVNTLGYRENIPEFKSLLSQHIDSINSNTVSSDSNFGVSASSNAISTKNGNYKPSDGEFDVAYSGKGWFVVGKNQNGSMTINEDGYEANQSNFFTRDGSFSRDADGYIVNASGYYLYGVDLGKIKGQNFENTNSPEEDLKALSANTLKPLRIPQDLHYQPTETKKVDIALNLNPTQNPASLQDFLFEEDGSFNQENLDNLDLNTLFNFQKEPLDARVNNDIRITIKQGEESKEVTLKYGNDGASNNQFKTFKDLKELLKAQTGLDLDISRDNQGNPSKPISLEIKNPLDTIQLTLGGKFIDKLGLNTADLEMRKDDKQATNPLYVGAFVSNSEIFDEDGEKFILQTKFFLHQTGNKEENQKWITKTAIFDKSGETMVSKEHINGAITFDSDNKASADPIEIDFKDSKITYSFAGAKDKTTTNYNYQDSGILKTDTDGRPKGKMMDLKIDENGIITLFFDNGESAPMGRIGITAFINDQGLKKVGGNLFEISQATNNQGDNKILSGAPILGWDENNNGQLKFGKVMHKYLETSNTDVTSALTNLILMQRGYSMNAKAFGTGDDLIKEAINLKK, from the coding sequence ATGAACAACACAATTCTTAATTCTTATAGTGGAATAAAAACTCACCAATTTGGTCTTGATAGTGTTTCTAATAACATTGCCAATGTCAATACTCTAGGCTATAGAGAAAATATTCCAGAATTTAAGTCCTTGCTAAGTCAGCATATTGATTCCATAAACTCTAATACTGTAAGCAGTGATAGTAATTTTGGAGTTAGTGCTTCAAGTAATGCCATTTCTACAAAAAATGGAAATTATAAGCCAAGTGATGGAGAGTTTGATGTAGCCTATAGTGGAAAAGGTTGGTTTGTTGTAGGAAAAAATCAAAATGGTAGTATGACAATTAATGAAGATGGTTATGAGGCAAATCAATCCAATTTCTTTACTAGAGATGGGTCTTTTAGTCGTGATGCTGATGGCTATATTGTCAATGCAAGTGGATATTACCTTTATGGTGTTGATTTAGGAAAAATCAAGGGACAAAACTTTGAAAATACAAACTCACCAGAAGAAGATCTTAAGGCTCTAAGTGCCAATACTCTTAAGCCTCTTAGAATCCCTCAAGATCTACACTATCAGCCAACAGAAACAAAAAAAGTGGATATTGCACTCAATCTAAACCCTACGCAAAACCCTGCCTCTTTGCAAGATTTTTTATTTGAGGAGGATGGAAGTTTTAACCAAGAAAATCTTGATAATCTAGATCTTAATACTCTCTTTAATTTTCAAAAAGAACCTCTTGATGCAAGAGTAAATAATGATATACGTATTACAATTAAGCAGGGTGAAGAGAGTAAAGAGGTTACTCTAAAATATGGGAATGATGGCGCAAGCAATAATCAATTTAAAACCTTTAAAGATTTAAAAGAATTGCTCAAAGCACAGACAGGTTTAGATTTAGATATTTCACGAGACAATCAGGGTAATCCCAGCAAACCCATTTCTCTTGAAATTAAAAATCCTTTAGATACTATTCAACTTACTTTGGGTGGAAAATTTATCGATAAACTAGGTTTAAACACTGCAGATTTAGAGATGAGAAAAGATGATAAACAAGCAACAAACCCTCTTTATGTTGGAGCTTTTGTATCAAATTCTGAGATTTTTGATGAAGATGGAGAAAAGTTCATTCTTCAAACAAAATTTTTCTTGCATCAAACAGGAAACAAAGAAGAAAATCAAAAATGGATCACAAAAACTGCTATTTTTGATAAAAGTGGTGAAACTATGGTAAGCAAAGAACATATTAATGGGGCTATCACATTTGATTCTGACAATAAAGCTTCAGCTGACCCTATTGAGATTGATTTTAAAGATTCAAAAATCACATATTCTTTTGCAGGAGCCAAAGATAAAACAACCACAAACTACAACTATCAAGACTCTGGAATCTTAAAAACAGATACTGATGGTAGGCCTAAGGGCAAAATGATGGATCTAAAAATAGATGAAAATGGAATCATTACACTTTTTTTTGACAATGGAGAAAGCGCTCCTATGGGCCGCATAGGCATTACTGCTTTTATCAATGATCAAGGACTAAAAAAGGTAGGTGGAAATTTATTTGAGATATCTCAAGCCACAAACAATCAAGGTGATAATAAGATTTTAAGCGGTGCTCCTATACTTGGATGGGATGAAAATAATAACGGGCAACTTAAATTTGGGAAAGTTATGCATAAATATCTTGAAACAAGCAATACTGATGTTACAAGTGCCCTAACCAACCTTATTTTAATGCAAAGAGGGTATTCTATGAATGCTAAGGCATTTGGAACAGGGGATGATCTCATAAAAGAAGCAATTAACCTTAAAAAATAG
- the fliK gene encoding flagellar hook-length control protein FliK, translating into MAVSKTKIKNQKKTASKEKSTPINPQSQKYTKTKHLTKSAKIDSADMHKQTINQNDFKNPSLLSQNFENPMGPNYLSEDFGDNFLENLDKRVELKDNKIEAKNPQENPITIQKNTSDKLTLPKTTLSSFAQQIKEAIKNYKPPITKLSLDLNPKNLGKIKLTITQKGKDLKINITSNQKAITLFAQNQVDLKNNLLNIGFNNVDLSFSQNNSSQKEDRRQQKRNKNSLQQYKEVNNIASSQFDSLEITLPKYA; encoded by the coding sequence ATGGCAGTATCAAAAACAAAGATTAAAAATCAAAAGAAAACAGCATCAAAAGAAAAATCAACCCCTATAAATCCTCAATCACAAAAATATACAAAAACCAAGCATCTAACAAAAAGTGCCAAAATAGATTCAGCAGATATGCATAAACAAACTATCAATCAAAATGATTTTAAAAATCCATCTCTTTTATCTCAAAATTTTGAAAATCCTATGGGCCCAAATTACTTATCAGAAGATTTTGGAGATAATTTTTTAGAGAATCTAGATAAAAGAGTGGAGCTTAAGGACAATAAGATTGAAGCAAAAAACCCTCAAGAAAATCCAATCACAATCCAAAAAAATACTTCTGATAAATTAACCTTACCAAAAACAACTCTCTCAAGTTTTGCACAACAAATCAAAGAAGCAATCAAAAACTATAAACCACCTATTACAAAGCTATCTTTAGACCTTAATCCAAAAAATCTGGGAAAAATAAAACTTACTATTACTCAAAAAGGAAAGGATTTAAAAATCAATATCACCTCTAATCAAAAAGCCATCACTCTTTTTGCTCAAAACCAAGTTGATTTGAAAAACAATCTCTTAAATATAGGTTTTAATAATGTGGATCTTAGCTTCTCTCAAAACAATTCCTCTCAAAAAGAAGACAGAAGACAACAAAAAAGGAACAAAAATAGCTTACAACAATACAAAGAGGTAAATAATATTGCCTCATCACAGTTTGATAGTCTTGAAATCACACTGCCAAAATATGCATAA